Proteins encoded together in one Parvularculales bacterium window:
- a CDS encoding transposase, with the protein ESFNGRFRDELLNGEIFYTLKEAQILIEQWRVHYNTRRPHSALGYRPPVPETIIPIDPRPTIH; encoded by the coding sequence AGAAAGCTTCAACGGACGCTTCCGGGACGAGTTGTTAAACGGGGAGATATTCTACACGCTCAAGGAAGCGCAGATTCTGATTGAGCAATGGCGTGTCCACTACAATACCAGACGACCGCATTCGGCACTTGGATACAGACCACCGGTGCCGGAAACGATCATCCCGATTGACCCAAGACCGACCATACACTAA